In a genomic window of Leptospira hartskeerlii:
- a CDS encoding GreA/GreB family elongation factor → MSGKRFLSKNDHQRILSTLEVSAQSTIVQPSILEIIRKTLSKAKKIDQNQVPQDLITMNSKFVLKDLGNAEAFQFTLVYPDEYTENAPANGKLSLFSAHGSAVLGARVGEVVRWEINGMDKYLRVQELLYQPAAI, encoded by the coding sequence ATGAGTGGTAAAAGATTTCTTTCAAAGAATGATCATCAAAGGATTCTTTCTACCCTTGAGGTTTCCGCTCAATCTACAATAGTCCAACCAAGTATCTTAGAGATTATACGTAAGACGCTATCTAAGGCCAAAAAGATAGACCAGAACCAAGTTCCCCAAGACTTAATCACTATGAATTCTAAATTCGTGCTCAAAGACCTTGGCAACGCAGAAGCATTCCAATTCACCTTAGTATATCCGGACGAATATACCGAAAACGCACCTGCTAATGGCAAACTGTCCTTATTCTCCGCTCATGGTTCGGCAGTATTAGGTGCCAGAGTAGGAGAAGTAGTCCGTTGGGAGATCAACGGAATGGACAAATACCTGAGAGTCCAAGAACTACTCTACCAACCGGCCGCTATTTAG